The stretch of DNA CTGGTGGATCTTGTTCCCCAAACCGAAAAGGCTCAGGGCGATCGCGACTATCAAACCCTAGTCAACGCCCTCGCCCAAATTGCTCCGGTGGTGAGTCAGTTTTTTGATGGGGAGCAGAGTGTCCTGGTCATGACGGATGATCCGGCAGTTCGGCGCAATCGCCTGAATTTGCTGGGCTTGTTGCGGAATCACGCTAGGGTGTTGGCGGATTTCGGAGCCATTGTGAAACAGTAGTATCCCCGTCGAATCCTGCTAGGATCGATAGGCTTATAGTCCTTCCATCGTGCGTGTCGATCGCCCATTTTTTCTATGCAAGCTCGCCGGATCTCTCGTGAACTCGCACTGCTCAGCCTGAGCCAACTCCCCACAAAGCCAGAGGAGTTGGATACCCAGCAACTCCAAGCCCTGATCGTTTCGGCGGTGCGGACGCTCACCATTGAGGCTAGGGAAACTCTGGAAGTTGCAGTGTCCGAACTAGAAAAAGGGAGCGATCGCCTACTCAGCAGTGAAACCCGTGCCCCCGATATCGTTGATGCCCGCAACCTCACCCAAGAGGCCATCAATCTCACCCAAGAGGCCATCAACCGGATCGGTGTCGCCTTGGACTTGCCGGAATTTATCCAAATGGCGAACCAGCAAGAGGTGCGCGAATTCGCGATCGCCCTCCTTCGCACCGTCCGCACCCACCAAGCCGACATTGACCAACTGCTCAGCGAATCAATGGTGGACTGGCAACTCAACCGCCTACTCCGGCTAGATCAAGACATTTTGCGAATTGCCACGGGTGAAATGATGTACCTGGGCACGCCCGATCGTGTCGCCATTAACGAAGCGGTGGAACTCTCCAAAAAGTACGGGGATGATGACAGTCATCGCTTTATTAACGGGGTATTGCGGCGGGTAACCACGCACATTGCCAAGCAATCCCTACCAACGCAACTTCCCTAATGGCACGGTCACTGACTACGCTATACATAAGTAACCCATGCTGAACTGCGGTGTAATATTTGCATCAGTTCAGGAAATGGCACTATCGCAAGCGAGGCGACGCAGAGGAGAGTTATGGCAGGTTTTAACTGGTTTAATCGTCGGGTTGAAAAGCAAGAAGAAACGCCCAAACCCGCAGAGGAGCAATCTTCAGTAGAGGAAAAGGTAACGGAGGAACCCTCTACTGATGGTGCGCCGACGGTAAACCAGGACTATCTCTTGTGGGCGAAAGCGGCCTATCAAAATATCAAACGGCAGCAAGCCCTGACGATCGACACCTCCGCTGCCACTGAGACCCCGGAGCCTGTCGCGGAACCAGAGCCGGAACCCACCACCGAAACAGAGACTCCCGCAGCGATCGCCCCTGAACCTACCGTTGAGCCTGAGGTTAAGGCGACGATTCCCGACGAGGACGTTACGGAAGCGGCGATCGCCCCTCCCGTCGAAGCACCTGTTATAGAACCGGAACCCGTAGTCACTGCGGAAGAATCCGTTGAGGCGATCGCCCCTGCGGAAGAACCTATCGTCGAATCTCCGGTAGAAACTCAGGTCGAAGAACCCATCAAGGCCATTCCCGAACCTGTGGCCGAGGTTCCCCCTGTCGAACCCGTTGCCGAACTAGAGCCTGTTGCAGAAACAGCATCTCCCGAACCCGCCCCTGCCCTGCCCTTCTGGGCGCAGGCCGAAGCCGATCGCCAAGCCCGCCTAGAACGCCTCAAAGCAGAAGCGATCGAAGAACCGGAACCGGAACCCGTCCAGACTACGGCTCAAGCAGAGGCAACCGTTGAAGACGAATTAGTCCTCGATGAAGGCTTCCTCTGGTCAGCGGAAGTTCTGGCCGCTCAGGGGCGGCGTCCCGATGAAGTGTCCATCGAAGAAATTACCTGGCTGAAGCGTCTGCGCCAAGGCCTCGACAAAACCCGCCGAGGCTTGATCTACCAACTGCGATCGGTGGTCGGACAAGGGCCGCTGAACCAAGATGCGGTGATGGAAATTGAGTCGCTGCTGCTCCAGGCTGATGTCGGCATTGAGGCCACCGACTACATTGTGGAATCGCTGCAAAATAAGCTGCGCGAAGAAGCCCTACCGCCCAATGAGGCGATCGCCTATCTCAAGAGCTTGCTGCGGGATATGCTCGAAAAACCCTTCACCGAAACCTACAG from Synechococcales cyanobacterium T60_A2020_003 encodes:
- the nusB gene encoding transcription antitermination protein NusB, producing the protein MQARRISRELALLSLSQLPTKPEELDTQQLQALIVSAVRTLTIEARETLEVAVSELEKGSDRLLSSETRAPDIVDARNLTQEAINLTQEAINRIGVALDLPEFIQMANQQEVREFAIALLRTVRTHQADIDQLLSESMVDWQLNRLLRLDQDILRIATGEMMYLGTPDRVAINEAVELSKKYGDDDSHRFINGVLRRVTTHIAKQSLPTQLP
- the ftsY gene encoding signal recognition particle-docking protein FtsY encodes the protein MAGFNWFNRRVEKQEETPKPAEEQSSVEEKVTEEPSTDGAPTVNQDYLLWAKAAYQNIKRQQALTIDTSAATETPEPVAEPEPEPTTETETPAAIAPEPTVEPEVKATIPDEDVTEAAIAPPVEAPVIEPEPVVTAEESVEAIAPAEEPIVESPVETQVEEPIKAIPEPVAEVPPVEPVAELEPVAETASPEPAPALPFWAQAEADRQARLERLKAEAIEEPEPEPVQTTAQAEATVEDELVLDEGFLWSAEVLAAQGRRPDEVSIEEITWLKRLRQGLDKTRRGLIYQLRSVVGQGPLNQDAVMEIESLLLQADVGIEATDYIVESLQNKLREEALPPNEAIAYLKSLLRDMLEKPFTETYSPTFAPEKDTLNIWLITGVNGAGKTTTIGKIAHLAQKSDYRCLIAAADTFRAAAVEQVKVWGQRSNVEVIANPGKNTDPAAVVFDAIAAAKSRNTELLLVDTAGRLQNKKNLMEELSKIRRIIDKKAPDAHIESLLVLDSTLGQNGLRQAEVFAEAANLSGVVLTKLDGTARGGIALAVVQQLGLPIRFLGAGEGIEDLRPFSSYEFVEALLS